A genomic window from Enoplosus armatus isolate fEnoArm2 chromosome 18, fEnoArm2.hap1, whole genome shotgun sequence includes:
- the LOC139301581 gene encoding bone morphogenetic protein 10-like: MTVSVFSNLGFIRSLNVLLLMLTGLSLSSPIRSLENHHRASVGRDVGDNPLLDAQDFLSQFLSTMNLTELRPQTRPLAARKEPPEYMLELYNRFAHDRTAVPSAHIVRSFKNEDSSPYSITARGVRKHPMLFNISMLHHEHITIAELRLFTLVRKAQRPYIGIDCKVTVYKIHEGVVWTKEVGKEGRRRDKEEVVEMENLEELVTKHIHAKDNSWVSFDLTHVVTLWLKSGCATHRLEVHIASLGSEEEGATQEVTEEGGRLVEVDIDRSLEGKHNAVMIVFSDDQSRDHKQDKQELNQMIEHENDLPENMGRSQQAFRGHINHNAGHANQDELDKQSLMQLQSNLIYDTPSRIRRNVKSEPCKRTPLFVDFKDIGWDTWIIQPLGYEAYECNGVCNPPMTSEVSPTKHAIVQTLLSVKSPERASRACCVPTKLEPISLLYHDNGVITFNHKYEGMVVAECGCR; this comes from the exons ATGACTGTTTCCGTCTTCTCCAACCTTGGGTTTATCCGCTCTCTGAATGTCCTACTTCTGATGTTGACTGGTTTGAGCTTGAGCAGTCCCATCAGGTCTCTTGAGAACCATCACAGGGCATCAGTCGGTAGGGATGTGGGTGATAATCCGCTACTTGATGCACAGGACTTTCTGAGCCAGTTTCTGTCCACAATGaacctcacagagctgaggCCCCAGACCAGGCCCCTCGCTGCCCGTAAGGAGCCACCAGAGTACATGCTGGAGCTGTACAACCGCTTTGCCCATGACCGCACTGCTGTGCCCTCAGCCCACATTGTGAGAAGTTTCAAGAACGAAG ATTCCTCCCCATACAGTATAACGGCCAGGGGTGTACGGAAACATCCAATGCTGTTCAACATCTCAATGCTCCACCATGAGCATATAACAATAGCTGAGCTTCGCCTTTTCACCCTGGTCCGGAAGGCCCAAAGACCATATATTGGCATTGACTGCAAGGTGACCGTCTACAAAATACATGAGGgtgttgtttggacaaaagaGGTGGGGAAagaagggagaaggagggataaagaggaggtggtggagatggAGAATTTGGAGGAACTGGTGACAAAGCATATCCATGCCAAAGATAACAGCTGGGTGTCGTTTGACCTGACTCATGTGGTTACACTCTGGCTGAAGTCAGGGTGTGCAACTCATAGACTTGAGGTTCATATCGCAAGTCTGGGGTCAGAGGAGGAAGGGGCCACACAAGAGGTCACAGAGGAGGGTGGGAGGTTGGTTGAGGTCGATATCGACCGGAGCTTGGAGGGGAAACACAATGCAGTGATGATTGTATTCTCAGACGATCAGAGCAGAGACCACAAACAGGATAAACAAGAGCTCAACCAGATGATTGAACATGAGAATGACCTTCCTGAAAACATGGGACGGAGCCAACAAGCTTTCCGGGGACACATTAATCACAACGCTGGCCATGCTAACCAGGACGAGCTGGACAAACAGTCTCTCATGCAACTGCAGTCCAACCTTATCTATGACACGCCTTCCCGAATCCGTCGCAATGTTAAGAGCGAGCCATGCAAGAGGACCCCACTCTTTGTGGATTTTAAAGACATTGGCTGGGATACGTGGATCATCCAGCCTCTGGGCTATGAGGCATATGAGTGCAACGGTGTGTGCAACCCACCCATGACCTCCGAGGTCTCGCCTACCAAACATGCCATAGTGCAGACACTGCTGAGTGTTAAGAGTCCAGAGAGAGCATCGCGTGCCTGCTGTGTGCCCACTAAGTTGGAGCCGATCTCACTCCTTTATCACGATAACGGGGTGATCACTTTCAACCACAAGTATGAGGGAATGGTGGTGGCAGAGTGTGGCTGCAGATAG
- the smad4a gene encoding mothers against decapentaplegic homolog 4a produces MSITNTPTSNDACLSIVHSLMCHRQGGESESFAKRAIESLVKKLKEKKDELDSLITAITTNGAHPSKCVTIQRTLDGRLQVAGRKGFPHVVYARLWRWPDLHKNELKHVKYCQYAFDLKCDNVCVNPYHYERVVSPGIDLSGLTLSSSGPLLVKDEYDYDNQQSENLLQTIQHPPSRPGPQETFGSPALLPPSEGSSSASTSAFSSISAGPSNSTPNWSRNNSFTPAVPQHQNGHLQHHPPMPHTGHYWPVTNEIAFQPPISNHPAPEYWCSIAYFEMDVQVGETFKVPSTCPIVTVDGYVDPSGGDRFCLGQLSNVHRTENIERARLHIGKGVQLECKGEGDVWVRCLSDHAVFVQSYYLDREAGRAPGDAVHKIYPSAYIKVFDLRQCHRQMQQQAATAQAAAAAQAAAVAGNIPGPGSVGGIAPAISLSAAAGIGVDDLRRLCILRMSFVKGWGPDYPRQSIKETPCWIEIHLHRALQLLDEVLHTMPIADPQPLD; encoded by the exons ATGTCAATCACGAACACTCCCACAAGTAATGATGCCTGCCTGAGCATCGTGCATAGCCTGATGTGCCACCGTCAGGGAGGGGAGAGCGAAAGCTTTGCTAAGCGAGCTATTGAGAGTCTTGTCaagaagctgaaggagaagaaagatgaGTTGGATTCCCTCATCACAGCCATCACTACGAATGGAGCTCATCCAAGCAAGTGTGTAACCATACAGCGAACTTTGGATGGACGCCTACAG gTTGCGGGGCGTAAAGGTTTTCCTCATGTTGTCTATGCCCGACTGTGGCGATGGCCTGATTTACACAAGAATGAATTAAAACACGTGAAATATTGCCAGTATGCCTTTGACCTGAAGTGTGACAATGTTTGTGTCAACCCATACCACTACGAGAGGGTTGTCTCTCCAGGCATTG ACTTATCAGGGCTGACCCTTTCAAGTTCAG GTCCACTCTTGGTAAAGGATGAGTATGACTATGACAACCAGCAATCTGAAAACCTCCTGCAGACTATCCAGCACCCCCCGTCAAGGCCTGGTCCACAGGAGACCTTCGGCAGCCCTGCTCTACTCCCCCCATCGGAGGGCAGCAGTTCAGCTTCAACATCTGCTTTCTCTTCCATCAGTGCTGGACCCTCAA ATTCTACCCCCAACTGGAGCAGAAACAACAGCTTCACCCCTGCGGTACCTCAACATCAGAATGGGCATCTACAGCATCATCCACCCATGCCTCACACAGGGCATTACT GGCCCGTTACAAATGAAATTGCATTCCAGCCCCCCATATCCAATCACCCTG CTCCAGAATACTGGTGCTCCATTGCGTACTTTGAGATGGATGTCCAGGTTGGGGAGACGTTTAAGGTTCCCTCCACATGTCCGATAGTGACTGTGGATGGCTACGTGGATCCGTCAGGAGGGGATCGCTTCTGCTTGGGCCAGCTAAGCAATGTCCACAGGACAGAGAACATAGAGAGAGCCAG GCTCCACATTGGCAAAGGCGTGCAGCTGGAGTGCAAAGGTGAAGGAGACGTCTGGGTGCGCTGTTTGAGTGATCATGCAGTGTTTGTGCAGAGCTATTACCTGGATCGAGAGGCTGGACGTGCCCCTGGAGATGCGGTTCACAAGATCTATCCCAGCGCCTACATCAAG GTGTTCGACTTGCGTCAGTGCCACAggcagatgcagcagcaggcagcgaCTGCtcaggcagcagctgcagcccaggcagcagcagtggccgGGAACATTCCCGGGCCGGGCTCTGTGGGAGGCATCGCCCCTGCCATCA GTTTGTCTGCAGCTGCAGGCATTGGGGTTGACGACCTACGCAGGCTGTGCATCTTGCGGATGAGCTTTGTGAAGGGCTGGGGGCCTGACTACCCACGGCAAAGCATCAAAGAGACGCCCTGCTGGATTGAGATCCATTTACACCGAGCTCTACAGCTACTGGATGAAGTTCTGCACACCATGCCCATAGCTGACCCTCAACCTCTTGACTGA